One Micromonospora eburnea genomic region harbors:
- a CDS encoding type I polyketide synthase yields the protein MANEDELRKYLRMVTTDLHQTRKRLADAESRECEPIAVVGMACRYPGAVRSPEDLWSLVAGGIDAVGEFPGDRGWDLDRLYDPDPGRKGTCYTRNGAFLEGVADFDAEFFGISPREALVMDPQQRLLLEVAWEVFERAGIDPSSVRGSRTGVFAGVSGRDYGGDLSDPPDGADGYLLTGNAVSVVSGRVAYTLGLEGPAMTVDTACSSSLVAVHLACQALRHGDCSMALAGGVAVMATPAVLIDFSRQRGLAPDGRCKAFAAAADGTGWGEGAGVVLLERLSDALRHGRPVLGLIKASAVNQDGASNGLTAPNGLAQQAVIRQALVNAGLSAGQVDVVEAHGTGTTLGDPIEARALIDTYGQHRPAGHPLWLGSVKSNIGHTQAAAGVAGLIKMLMALRHGRLPRTLHVDEPTPHVDWSAGAVSLLTEDRPWPGADQPRRAGVSAFGVSGTNAHVILEEAPTPQTEPATGPPARGPFDHTAPLPWVLSGRTAEALRAQASRLTDFAAAEDLDPADIAMSLVTTRAKLAHRAVVLGADRDALVAGTTALADGTPAPRLVRGAAFGTARPCFVFPGQGSQWPGMGGALFDSSPLFAEHVRACAEALAPWIDWSLVDVVRGEPGAASLDRVDVVQPALFAVMVSLAELWRACGVEPAAVVGHSQGEIAAAYVAGALSLPDAARIVALRSRCLRALSGGGGMAAVALPLDEAQARLTRWQDRVSVAAVNGARSVVLSGHVRELDEFLTGCERDGIRVRRLPVDYASHSAQVDSLRAELVDVLGTVRPRGSAVPFFSTVTGGQLATTELTADYWYRNLRDMVRFEAATRALIEHGFGPFVEVSPHPVLTNGLRETIEDAGRATMVVGSLRSGEGGVERMAVSLAEAYVSGLDVDWQAVLAAHPGRPVSLPTYAFQRERFWLEPAAPDSGRPVDAAEARFWQAVEHADLGALEQTLECQDAVVLDGWRVTLPALSAWRRRRREQAAIDSWRYRVEWRPLGRTRDTVLDGTWLVLAPADMADDGITAGVRDALGRQGAQVVPVEVDALDRGQLVEELAAHPGARGVISLLGLDERPLPSHPALTVGIASTLTLVQALADAELRVPMWLVTSGAVSAGDWDPLASTAQAQVWGLGRVAGLEHPERWGGLIDVPSPLDERAAQRVVSVLADGNGEDQVAIRDSGAFVRRLRRAPRGTVPPAPGWRPRGTVLVTGGTGSLGARVARWLIEGGAEHVVLVSRRGAAAPGAAELAEELTGLGARVTVVACDVADRDAVAGMLRELPPINAVVHAAGVGERASLLDTDLRGLADVVGGKVVGARNLDELMDGAQLDAFVLFSSGAATWGSAGQGAYAAGNAFLDALALDRRRRGLPATSIAWGSWAGGGMVDATVDESLSRRGIRTMDPESAVAALQQALDDGETALTVADLDWSRFVPAFTIARRRPLIEDIPEVADVLSSGQPPVADDAGSSALARDLRGLTEGERLGVLLDLVRGHVVAVLGYTSPDQVAAARAFRELGVDSLTAVELRDRLAAETALRLPTTIVFDHPTPDDLARHLYAEMFAQPARQEAATPATVVADAEDPIAIIGMSCRFPGGVTSPEELWALVAGGVDAIGEFPADRGWAIDALYDPDPGGKPGRTYTRHGGFLYDAADFDADLFGISPREAVAMDPQQRLLLETTWEAFERAGIAPDAVRGRQIGVFAGVAGGDYHRGTDGVAEGIDGYLGTGNAASVASGRIAYTFGLEGPAVTVDTACSSSLVAVHLAAASLRKGECELALVGGVAVLSTLAAFVDFSRQRGLAPDGRCKSFAAAADGTAWGEGAGMLLLARLPDARREGRRVLAVLRGSAINQDGASNGLSAPNGLAQQRVIRRALADAGLTPSDVDVVEAHGTGTTLGDPIEAQALLATYGQRDGGQPLWLGSVKSNIGHTAGSAGMAGVIKTVMALQHAHLPRTLHIDEPTPHVDWSAGAVRLLTEARDWPDTGRPRRAGVSAFGISGTNAHLILEQAPETPAPGGEHVGPVPCPLSGRDAAALREQARRLREHLAARPGLCVADIAHSLAAARASLPTRAVVLASDVPELVAGLDVVTQGRAGGAVVAGEVISAKLAFVFAGQGGQRAGMGRDLYDAYPAFADALDAVCAHLDGRLGVALKPVLFAEPGSPAAAMLDQTMFAQAGLFALEVALFRLMRSWGVRPDVVCGHSVGELAAAHVAGVLSIEDATTMVAARGRLMQALPEGGAMVAVRASEAEVLAATASRTDEVVVAAVNSPRSVVVSGREDAVAEVARVFADRGRKTTRLRTSHAFHSPLMEPMCAAFREVAESVTFNPPELPIVSTVSGSVAGAELCTPEYWVRNVRDAVRFEDGIATIRRMGVGTFVALGPDGALVAAALECLDDAPEDTAVLATLRAQRPEVESILATVGALHVRGGDVDWAAVLGRQGPPTVELPTYAFQRRRYWLRDSLAPATPSAHGLTELDHPLLTASAELPDSSGAVFAGQLSLRSQPWLADHAFLGQVLLPATAFMEMVLAAGRSAGCYTVADLALETPLLLPREGDTQLRVVLDGPGEHGERAVTVYSRARTDTVDAVWTRHATATVSPERGWAVPDGPGHWPPISADPVPVDEHHQRSAARGFHRGPAFQGLTAAWRDGSDVLAEVHLPGHCRADAKRFGVHPALLDAALHAMGAGSLGTESALLPFSLHGVTLHAEGATTLRVRLSPTGENTVSAVVTDEAGRPVVTIDALHLRPVDRARLAAVGSDSLFELVWQEARSAERLDDHDTDTWVAVGMDDADSEGALALGATCYPDLSDVVAAPDVLLVQSPTAGDTSAGAVGSATVAALHVVQTWLADDLFARSRVVFVTRSVAPVDSGADGGDLGQAAVCGLLRSAQLENPGRLLMLDVDDHPESWRAVRAAVSTALSDEEPQVAVRAGKVFVPRLTRIGAPEVAPRWDTTGTILITGATGTLGGAVARHLVVEHDVRHLLLAARSGADAPGAPELAAELTALGADVRFAACDVADSVAVADMLATIPPEWPLTGVVHAAGTVDDGIIPALDADRVLRVLRAKVGGAITLHELTEHFELSHFVLFSSVAGGFGGAGQASYAAANAFLDALAHRRRAEGRPATSLAWGPWAGGMAARLGEVDSTRVRRAGLLPLTTEAGLALFDLSVAADRPVVVPARLAVERLDAASPPALLRGLVGAGPRPVARTGSLRQTLNEASDAQATDLLTDLVRTEAAAVLGHISADAVGAAQSFRALGLDSLAAVELRNRLGAATGLRLPATLVFDHPTSTELATHLLTLLDGDRRDEPGAVLAEIGRLESTILAMSGKDHGTAGSVMARLRVMLARIGEADTRDADDATGDTALADLGGDDLMAFIDAEFGTR from the coding sequence ATGGCGAACGAGGACGAACTCCGCAAATACCTGCGGATGGTCACCACCGACCTGCACCAGACTCGCAAACGGCTTGCCGACGCCGAGTCGAGGGAGTGCGAGCCGATCGCGGTGGTCGGGATGGCGTGCCGATATCCCGGGGCGGTGCGGTCACCGGAGGACCTGTGGTCGCTGGTCGCCGGCGGCATTGACGCCGTCGGCGAGTTCCCCGGCGACCGGGGTTGGGACCTCGACCGGCTGTACGATCCCGACCCCGGCCGGAAGGGCACCTGCTACACCCGCAACGGCGCTTTCCTGGAGGGAGTCGCGGACTTCGACGCCGAGTTCTTCGGCATCTCCCCGCGGGAGGCCCTGGTGATGGACCCGCAGCAGCGGTTGTTGCTGGAAGTCGCCTGGGAGGTGTTCGAGCGGGCCGGCATCGACCCGAGCTCTGTGCGGGGCAGCCGGACCGGTGTGTTCGCCGGCGTGTCCGGTCGGGACTACGGCGGCGACCTCTCCGACCCGCCGGATGGTGCGGACGGCTACCTGCTGACCGGCAACGCCGTCAGCGTCGTGTCCGGTCGGGTCGCCTACACGCTCGGCCTCGAAGGCCCGGCCATGACCGTGGACACCGCGTGTTCCTCGTCGCTCGTCGCCGTGCACCTCGCCTGCCAGGCCCTCCGGCACGGAGACTGCTCGATGGCGCTCGCCGGTGGCGTCGCGGTGATGGCCACCCCGGCGGTGCTGATCGACTTCAGCCGCCAGCGCGGACTCGCACCGGACGGGCGGTGCAAGGCGTTCGCCGCGGCCGCGGACGGCACCGGGTGGGGCGAGGGCGCCGGCGTCGTGCTGCTGGAACGGCTCTCCGACGCGTTGCGCCACGGGCGACCGGTGCTGGGCCTGATCAAGGCATCGGCGGTGAACCAGGACGGCGCGTCCAACGGCCTGACCGCCCCCAACGGTCTGGCCCAGCAGGCGGTGATCCGGCAGGCGCTGGTGAACGCCGGGCTGTCCGCCGGGCAGGTCGACGTCGTCGAGGCACACGGCACCGGCACCACGCTCGGCGACCCGATCGAGGCCCGTGCGCTGATCGACACGTACGGGCAGCACCGGCCAGCCGGCCACCCGCTGTGGCTCGGGTCGGTGAAGTCGAACATCGGGCACACCCAGGCCGCAGCCGGCGTCGCCGGACTGATCAAGATGCTGATGGCCCTCCGGCACGGCCGCCTGCCCAGGACCTTGCACGTGGACGAGCCGACACCGCACGTGGATTGGTCGGCCGGCGCGGTGTCGCTGCTCACCGAGGACCGGCCGTGGCCAGGCGCGGACCAGCCGCGGCGCGCTGGCGTCTCCGCCTTCGGGGTGAGTGGCACCAACGCCCACGTAATCCTGGAGGAAGCGCCCACGCCACAAACGGAACCGGCGACCGGGCCACCGGCCCGAGGACCCTTCGACCACACGGCGCCGCTGCCATGGGTGCTGTCGGGGCGCACCGCCGAGGCACTGCGTGCCCAGGCGAGCCGGTTGACCGACTTCGCCGCGGCCGAGGACCTCGACCCGGCCGACATCGCCATGTCGCTCGTGACGACCAGGGCCAAGCTGGCGCACCGGGCCGTGGTGCTCGGCGCGGACCGTGACGCGCTCGTGGCCGGGACGACCGCGCTCGCCGACGGCACCCCCGCCCCACGGCTGGTGCGGGGAGCGGCGTTCGGCACGGCCAGGCCCTGTTTCGTCTTTCCCGGTCAGGGCTCGCAGTGGCCGGGCATGGGAGGCGCGTTGTTCGACTCGTCGCCGCTGTTCGCCGAACACGTGCGGGCGTGTGCGGAGGCGCTGGCGCCGTGGATCGACTGGTCGCTGGTCGACGTGGTCCGAGGCGAACCAGGAGCCGCGTCGCTGGACCGGGTGGACGTGGTGCAACCCGCGCTGTTCGCGGTCATGGTCTCCCTCGCCGAGCTGTGGCGCGCCTGCGGTGTCGAACCCGCCGCCGTGGTCGGGCACTCCCAGGGGGAGATCGCCGCGGCGTACGTCGCGGGCGCGCTGTCGCTGCCGGACGCGGCGAGGATCGTGGCGCTGCGCAGCCGTTGCCTGCGCGCGCTGTCCGGCGGCGGTGGGATGGCCGCGGTCGCTCTGCCGCTCGACGAGGCACAGGCCCGGCTGACGCGATGGCAGGACCGCGTCTCGGTGGCTGCGGTCAACGGAGCGCGCTCGGTCGTACTGTCCGGACATGTGCGGGAACTCGACGAGTTCCTGACCGGGTGCGAACGGGACGGTATCCGGGTCCGGCGGCTGCCGGTGGACTACGCGTCGCACTCCGCCCAGGTGGACTCGTTGCGTGCGGAACTGGTCGACGTGCTCGGCACGGTCCGGCCGCGAGGCTCGGCGGTGCCGTTCTTCTCCACCGTCACCGGCGGGCAACTGGCGACCACGGAGCTGACCGCGGACTACTGGTACCGCAACCTCCGTGACATGGTTCGGTTCGAAGCCGCGACCCGCGCGTTGATCGAGCACGGGTTCGGCCCGTTCGTCGAGGTGAGCCCGCATCCGGTGCTCACGAACGGGCTGCGTGAGACGATCGAGGACGCCGGGCGCGCGACGATGGTCGTCGGTTCGCTGCGGTCCGGTGAGGGCGGTGTCGAGCGGATGGCCGTCTCACTCGCCGAGGCGTACGTGTCCGGTCTGGACGTCGACTGGCAGGCCGTGCTCGCGGCGCATCCCGGGCGACCGGTCTCGCTTCCGACCTACGCCTTTCAGCGGGAACGGTTCTGGCTGGAGCCGGCCGCACCGGATTCCGGGCGTCCGGTCGACGCCGCGGAGGCACGGTTCTGGCAGGCGGTCGAACACGCCGACCTGGGCGCACTGGAGCAGACGCTGGAGTGCCAGGACGCCGTGGTGCTCGACGGATGGCGGGTGACGCTGCCCGCGTTGTCCGCCTGGCGCAGGCGCAGGCGGGAACAAGCCGCCATCGACTCGTGGCGGTACCGCGTCGAGTGGCGGCCACTCGGGCGGACCCGGGACACCGTGCTCGACGGGACCTGGCTGGTCCTCGCCCCGGCAGACATGGCGGACGACGGAATCACGGCGGGTGTCCGCGACGCGCTCGGCCGGCAGGGTGCACAGGTGGTGCCGGTCGAGGTCGACGCCCTCGACCGGGGACAGCTGGTCGAGGAGCTAGCCGCGCACCCGGGTGCGCGCGGGGTCATCTCGCTGCTGGGGCTGGACGAACGGCCCTTGCCGTCCCACCCCGCGCTGACCGTCGGCATCGCGTCGACACTGACGCTGGTGCAGGCGCTCGCCGATGCGGAGCTGCGCGTGCCCATGTGGTTGGTGACCAGCGGTGCGGTGTCCGCGGGAGACTGGGACCCGCTGGCCAGCACCGCCCAGGCGCAGGTGTGGGGATTGGGCCGGGTCGCTGGCCTTGAGCACCCGGAACGCTGGGGTGGTCTCATCGACGTCCCGAGCCCGTTGGACGAACGTGCCGCACAACGCGTGGTCTCGGTGCTGGCGGACGGAAATGGCGAGGATCAGGTGGCGATCCGCGACTCCGGGGCGTTCGTCCGGCGACTGCGCCGTGCGCCACGTGGAACCGTGCCTCCGGCACCTGGTTGGCGGCCGCGTGGCACCGTTCTCGTGACCGGCGGCACCGGATCACTCGGTGCCCGCGTGGCCAGGTGGTTGATCGAAGGCGGCGCCGAGCACGTGGTGCTGGTCAGCCGCCGGGGGGCCGCCGCGCCTGGCGCCGCCGAGCTGGCGGAGGAGCTGACCGGGTTGGGTGCCAGGGTGACCGTCGTCGCCTGCGACGTGGCCGACCGCGACGCGGTTGCCGGCATGCTCCGCGAGTTGCCGCCGATCAACGCCGTCGTGCACGCCGCTGGCGTCGGCGAACGTGCCTCGTTGCTCGATACCGACCTGCGTGGGCTCGCCGACGTGGTTGGCGGCAAGGTCGTGGGCGCACGCAACCTGGACGAGTTGATGGACGGCGCGCAGCTCGACGCGTTCGTGCTGTTCTCCTCCGGCGCCGCCACCTGGGGCAGCGCCGGGCAAGGCGCCTACGCGGCGGGCAACGCGTTCCTGGACGCGTTGGCGTTGGACCGCCGGCGCCGTGGGCTGCCCGCCACCTCGATCGCGTGGGGAAGCTGGGCCGGCGGCGGCATGGTCGACGCGACGGTCGACGAGTCGCTGAGCAGGCGCGGCATCCGAACGATGGACCCGGAATCGGCCGTCGCGGCCCTCCAGCAGGCACTCGACGACGGCGAGACCGCACTCACCGTGGCGGACCTGGACTGGTCGCGGTTCGTCCCGGCCTTCACCATCGCGCGCCGGCGTCCGCTGATCGAGGACATTCCCGAGGTCGCGGACGTGCTCAGCAGCGGCCAGCCGCCCGTCGCGGACGATGCCGGATCCTCCGCTCTCGCACGTGACCTGCGCGGGCTGACCGAGGGGGAGCGGCTCGGTGTCCTCCTCGATCTGGTGCGCGGTCATGTTGTCGCGGTACTCGGATACACCTCGCCCGATCAGGTTGCGGCGGCCAGAGCGTTCCGCGAACTCGGGGTCGACTCCCTGACCGCGGTCGAACTGCGGGACCGGCTCGCTGCGGAGACCGCGCTGCGTCTGCCCACCACGATCGTGTTCGACCACCCCACCCCGGATGACCTGGCGCGGCACCTGTACGCGGAGATGTTTGCCCAGCCGGCGCGGCAGGAGGCGGCGACGCCCGCGACGGTGGTCGCCGACGCCGAGGACCCGATCGCCATCATCGGGATGTCCTGCCGGTTTCCCGGCGGCGTCACCTCTCCGGAGGAGCTGTGGGCACTGGTTGCCGGCGGCGTCGACGCCATCGGCGAGTTCCCGGCCGACCGCGGGTGGGCCATCGACGCGCTGTACGACCCGGACCCCGGCGGGAAGCCGGGCAGGACCTACACCCGGCACGGCGGGTTCCTCTACGACGCGGCTGACTTCGATGCTGACCTGTTCGGGATCAGCCCGAGGGAGGCGGTGGCGATGGACCCGCAGCAGCGGCTGCTACTGGAGACGACGTGGGAGGCGTTCGAGCGGGCCGGTATCGCCCCCGACGCGGTGCGGGGCCGCCAGATCGGCGTCTTCGCGGGGGTCGCGGGCGGCGACTACCACCGGGGCACCGACGGTGTCGCCGAGGGCATCGACGGATACCTGGGGACGGGGAACGCCGCGAGTGTCGCGTCCGGCCGGATCGCATACACGTTCGGCCTGGAGGGCCCGGCGGTCACGGTGGACACAGCGTGCTCGTCGTCGCTGGTCGCCGTGCACCTCGCCGCGGCGTCGCTGCGCAAGGGCGAGTGTGAGCTGGCCCTGGTGGGCGGCGTCGCGGTGCTCTCGACGCTCGCCGCGTTCGTGGATTTCTCCCGGCAACGCGGCCTGGCGCCGGACGGGCGGTGCAAGTCCTTCGCCGCCGCCGCCGACGGCACCGCGTGGGGCGAGGGCGCCGGCATGCTGCTGCTGGCGCGGCTTCCGGACGCGCGCCGCGAAGGGCGCCGGGTGCTGGCCGTGCTCCGCGGCTCCGCGATCAACCAGGACGGCGCGTCGAACGGCCTGTCCGCGCCCAACGGCCTCGCGCAGCAGCGGGTGATCCGGCGGGCGCTGGCCGACGCGGGCCTGACCCCCTCGGATGTGGATGTGGTCGAGGCGCACGGCACCGGCACCACGCTGGGTGATCCGATCGAGGCACAGGCGTTGCTGGCGACCTACGGGCAACGTGACGGCGGCCAGCCGCTGTGGCTCGGCTCCGTCAAGTCGAACATCGGGCACACGGCGGGGTCGGCCGGCATGGCCGGTGTGATCAAGACGGTGATGGCGCTTCAGCATGCTCACCTTCCGAGGACACTGCACATCGACGAGCCGACCCCGCACGTGGACTGGTCGGCGGGCGCGGTGCGGCTACTGACCGAGGCACGCGACTGGCCGGACACCGGCCGTCCCCGCCGGGCCGGCGTGTCGGCCTTCGGCATCAGCGGCACCAACGCGCACCTCATCCTCGAGCAGGCGCCGGAGACCCCCGCCCCTGGCGGCGAGCACGTCGGTCCGGTGCCCTGCCCGCTGTCCGGAAGGGACGCCGCCGCGCTCCGGGAGCAGGCTCGCCGCCTGCGGGAGCACCTGGCTGCGCGTCCCGGATTGTGCGTGGCCGACATCGCCCACTCGCTTGCGGCGGCCAGGGCGAGTCTGCCGACCAGGGCCGTGGTGCTGGCGAGTGATGTCCCGGAACTGGTGGCGGGGCTCGACGTCGTAACGCAGGGACGCGCCGGCGGCGCGGTGGTCGCGGGCGAGGTCATCAGCGCGAAACTGGCCTTCGTGTTCGCCGGTCAGGGCGGGCAGCGCGCGGGCATGGGGCGTGATCTGTACGACGCGTACCCGGCCTTCGCCGACGCGCTGGACGCCGTGTGCGCCCACCTCGACGGGCGCCTGGGGGTCGCCCTGAAGCCGGTGCTGTTCGCCGAGCCGGGCTCCCCGGCGGCGGCGATGCTGGACCAGACCATGTTCGCGCAGGCCGGGCTGTTCGCGCTCGAAGTCGCGTTGTTCCGGCTCATGCGCTCGTGGGGGGTACGCCCCGACGTCGTGTGCGGCCATTCGGTGGGTGAGCTCGCGGCTGCGCACGTGGCCGGCGTCCTCTCCATCGAGGACGCGACGACCATGGTGGCGGCGCGCGGACGGCTCATGCAGGCCCTGCCTGAGGGCGGCGCCATGGTCGCTGTGCGGGCGAGCGAGGCCGAGGTGCTGGCCGCCACGGCGAGCCGTACGGACGAGGTCGTGGTTGCGGCGGTCAACTCGCCACGGTCGGTCGTCGTCTCCGGGCGGGAGGACGCGGTTGCGGAGGTGGCGCGTGTCTTCGCCGATCGGGGGCGCAAGACGACGCGGCTGCGGACCAGCCACGCGTTTCACTCCCCGCTGATGGAGCCGATGTGCGCCGCCTTCCGCGAGGTCGCGGAGTCGGTCACTTTCAACCCGCCGGAACTGCCCATTGTGTCCACGGTGTCCGGCTCGGTCGCCGGCGCCGAGCTGTGCACGCCCGAGTACTGGGTGCGCAACGTGCGGGACGCGGTGCGCTTCGAGGACGGCATCGCGACGATTCGACGGATGGGCGTTGGCACCTTCGTGGCGCTAGGGCCGGATGGTGCGCTCGTCGCGGCGGCGCTGGAGTGCCTCGACGACGCCCCGGAGGACACGGCGGTCCTCGCGACGTTGCGCGCACAACGGCCGGAGGTCGAGTCCATCCTGGCTACGGTCGGCGCGCTGCACGTGCGTGGCGGCGACGTGGACTGGGCGGCCGTGCTCGGCCGTCAGGGCCCGCCCACCGTCGAGCTGCCCACCTACGCGTTCCAACGACGACGTTACTGGCTCCGCGACTCCCTCGCGCCGGCAACACCGTCCGCGCACGGGCTGACCGAGCTGGACCACCCGTTGCTGACCGCGAGCGCGGAACTGCCCGACTCGTCCGGTGCCGTTTTCGCCGGACAGCTGTCGCTCCGGAGTCAGCCATGGCTCGCCGACCACGCGTTCCTCGGGCAGGTGCTGCTGCCGGCCACCGCGTTCATGGAGATGGTCCTGGCCGCGGGCCGCTCGGCGGGCTGTTACACGGTGGCGGACCTGGCGCTGGAAACCCCACTCCTGTTGCCGAGGGAGGGAGACACGCAGCTGCGCGTGGTGCTCGACGGCCCCGGCGAGCACGGCGAACGTGCGGTAACCGTGTACTCGCGGGCGCGTACCGACACGGTCGACGCCGTCTGGACCCGGCACGCGACCGCCACAGTGAGCCCGGAACGTGGCTGGGCCGTGCCCGATGGTCCGGGACACTGGCCCCCGATCAGCGCAGATCCGGTGCCGGTCGACGAGCACCACCAGCGGTCGGCGGCGCGGGGGTTCCACCGCGGGCCGGCGTTCCAGGGCCTGACCGCGGCATGGCGTGACGGCTCCGACGTCCTTGCCGAGGTTCACCTGCCCGGGCACTGCCGTGCCGACGCGAAGCGGTTCGGTGTGCACCCGGCGCTGCTCGACGCGGCGCTGCATGCCATGGGTGCCGGGTCGCTCGGCACCGAATCCGCGCTGCTGCCGTTCTCCCTGCACGGGGTGACCCTCCATGCCGAGGGCGCGACGACGCTACGGGTGCGGCTGTCTCCGACAGGGGAGAACACCGTCTCGGCCGTGGTGACGGACGAGGCCGGCCGGCCCGTCGTGACCATCGACGCGTTGCACCTCCGCCCGGTCGACCGGGCCAGGCTCGCCGCCGTCGGGTCCGACTCGTTGTTCGAGTTGGTGTGGCAGGAGGCGCGAAGCGCGGAGCGGCTGGACGACCATGACACGGACACGTGGGTAGCGGTCGGCATGGACGACGCCGACAGCGAAGGGGCGCTGGCCCTCGGAGCGACCTGTTATCCGGATTTGAGTGACGTCGTGGCCGCACCGGACGTCCTGCTCGTCCAGTCCCCGACGGCCGGTGACACGAGCGCGGGCGCCGTCGGCAGCGCCACGGTGGCGGCCCTTCACGTGGTGCAGACCTGGCTCGCCGACGACCTTTTCGCGCGGTCGCGGGTTGTGTTTGTGACCCGGTCGGTCGCGCCGGTCGACTCCGGCGCCGACGGCGGTGACCTCGGTCAGGCAGCGGTGTGCGGGCTGCTGCGTTCCGCACAGCTGGAAAATCCCGGCCGACTGCTGATGCTCGACGTGGACGACCACCCGGAGTCCTGGCGTGCGGTGCGCGCGGCGGTCAGCACGGCGCTGTCGGATGAGGAGCCACAGGTGGCGGTGCGAGCCGGAAAGGTGTTCGTGCCCCGGCTCACCCGCATCGGCGCGCCAGAGGTGGCGCCGCGCTGGGACACCACCGGCACAATCCTGATCACCGGGGCGACCGGGACGCTCGGAGGGGCCGTGGCCAGGCATCTCGTCGTCGAGCATGACGTACGGCACCTGCTGCTGGCCGCTCGGAGCGGCGCCGACGCGCCGGGTGCGCCCGAGCTCGCCGCGGAGCTGACCGCGCTCGGCGCGGACGTGCGGTTCGCCGCGTGCGATGTCGCCGACTCCGTCGCGGTCGCCGACATGCTGGCCACGATTCCGCCGGAGTGGCCGCTGACCGGCGTCGTCCACGCGGCGGGGACCGTCGACGACGGGATCATCCCCGCGTTGGACGCGGACCGCGTCCTCCGTGTGCTGCGCGCGAAGGTGGGCGGTGCGATCACCCTGCACGAGCTGACCGAGCATTTCGAGTTGTCGCACTTCGTGCTGTTCTCCTCGGTGGCTGGAGGGTTCGGTGGCGCGGGCCAGGCCAGCTACGCGGCGGCCAACGCGTTCCTCGACGCACTTGCCCACCGGCGCCGGGCGGAGGGCCGCCCGGCAACGTCCTTGGCCTGGGGGCCGTGGGCCGGCGGCATGGCGGCGCGGCTCGGCGAGGTCGACTCGACCCGGGTGCGGCGGGCCGGTCTCCTACCACTGACCACGGAAGCCGGACTGGCCCTTTTCGACCTGTCCGTCGCCGCGGACCGCCCGGTTGTCGTGCCGGCGCGGCTGGCCGTGGAACGTCTCGACGCCGCCTCGCCACCCGCGCTGCTCCGCGGCCTGGTGGGTGCCGGCCCGCGCCCGGTCGCCCGCACCGGCTCCCTGCGCCAGACACTGAACGAGGCGAGCGATGCCCAGGCGACGGACCTGCTCACCGACCTGGTGCGAACCGAGGCGGCCGCGGTGCTCGGACACATCAGCGCGGACGCCGTCGGGGCCGCGCAGTCCTTCCGGGCGCTGGGGCTCGACTCACTCGCCGCGGTCGAGCTGCGTAACCGACTGGGGGCGGCCACCGGACTGCGGTTACCGGCCACCCTGGTCTTCGATCACCCGACGTCCACGGAGCTGGCCACTCACCTGCTCACCCTCCTCGACGGTGACCGTCGTGACGAGCCCGGTGCCGTGCTTGCGGAGATCGGCCGACTGGAGTCCACGATCCTCGCCATGTCCGGAAAAGACCATGGTACGGCCGGCTCTGTCATGGCCCGGCTGCGCGTGATGCTGGCACGGATCGGGGAGGCGGATACCCGTGACGCCGACGATGCCACCGGCGACACCGCCCTGGCCGACCTCGGCGGGGACGATCTGATGGCTTTCATCGACGCGGAGTTCGGCACACGCTGA